GTTTTGACCTTATTGTATGTAAAGTAGGTCACAGAGATGACATATGAGAGCTGTGACTAGAGACAATTTTATCATCTCGCACGCAGTTGAGTTTAAATGTATTGCGTCTCTCATCTGTTTGAGGCTCACATACAGTGCTGGATCCGTTCTTCCTCCTCTTTGTCTCTGTTTTCTTTAGTCTGTCCCTGATGTACTACGAATGACTGAACATAATGCATAAGGAAAATTAAACAGATAAGAACACAATGTCTACAgccttcaaataaatatttgtagtAACTGTTGAACTAGTTGTTGCTATGGAGTCAATACTTCCTGTCCTAATGGACGAATGAGTTGATGAGTTGGTGTTGTTGATTTGATCTTTTCTGTCTTCTAGGCCACATCCTGATGATTCCAATCGTTCACTACATGAATGAagaaattgatcaaataaatgtgcaaatttttaaataatcaataaaactaaaaagacaaaaacagcctAGAGAGGACTATGAAAATTCAGACATATGACACAAAGATGGTTCAGCTCACAGACATTACCTGGCCTTTCTGTGGCAGCTACTGTATGGAGCACTTCTGAGTAGGGCATGATGGGTAATTTTACGTGTTTGGCTCAGAGGAACTGAACTGGAAGGTTCCTGAATACAAGagataatgtaattaatatatgaCCTtgttatatgtgtatgtattaaagtctgagaccacactgaaaatcaaaaataaatccttgtgataaaaaaaatagaacaaaattaaaataaagaaatatcatGATGTCAAATGAAGAAGAAATCTTTAAGATGTTGCACTTTTTGAgccaaataaatgacaatttaaagaCAAATTCAAATTTGTGTAAACTTCTCACGTTCATTGGTGTTAAAATCTGGATGGATTTTTGACTGGTTGAAGAAAATTAATTCTGTTAGCTGTTGATCATCTTTAACATCGTCTTGATGTCTTCTTTTATTAATTTCACGTTGCAGGTGATTCTTTTTGCCATAGAACCATTTCATTCCTAGAAACAAACAGACCAAAGAGGAATGCTGGTTTATACAGAGGTAGAATCTCACCTTCAAGGTGTCGCTTTCCCTTCCTGTGCACCATGAGCATATCAACAGTGTCAAACACAGGACGGTGAGAACACACAAGGCAGCTGTATCAACAGTGGGGGATAACACAAATTACTTAGTGAATGGGACTGTGAATGTTACTACTGACTTCTTTCTGCACTCCAAACGACCAGCAATAAATAATCACCTTCCGTTTTCCATCAGAGTAGCTTCATCGTCTGGGATGAAGTTAGAAGATCTGCAACGCGTCGTTTCTTGTAAGAGAACGAGAGACAGAAAACAGTGGGAAAAGGGGAAAAGGGACTGTTGCATATGTAAAGTTACAAGTAACACATATCTGTCTGCTTGCTGTTTTTGCTGTGCTTTTGAGTACATTTAGCTGACTTTGATCATCACCCTCCCTTTTGAAAGACACGTTTGGCGACCTGCAGTCTTATTCTTCTAGGTATTAAAATAAGCTATGTTATTTCTCATTTCGCTTGCGGTTTTTATCTCTGGAATTATGGGTAGtggtgtctgattcatgaacgtATCGAGTCAGTTCGTAAATGATTCCTTCGCAAATCGGACTGATCCCTTCAAAGCTAAACCACTCTCTTTGTAATGAATGACTATCCGTCTCGAAATAAGTTTTATTCGTGTTCAAGGTATTCATGTAAAACACATGGTAAAACCTCAAGAAACAGGTGATGATTTAAAATAACcgatgattcattttttttattgtccaaAAGAATCGATTCGCTGGAGTGGGGCATGGGAGGAACTTACTTAGCCGACGCCATGGCAACAGACAGAGGGACAAGTAAATTTAAAGACCGTCTGAACTTAAAATGTAAAGGCTACCGGTAATATATCTCTATTATTTTTGTGGTTGATATATTACTTCATTTCTGAATTGTTCCTTTTTTTAGGGCGCCACTGTTATTTAAGCGAGTTAGTtcagttaaaaatgttaaaacgtCTGTGGGTCTTCGTAggactgaattattatttttcacagtgtGCTTTATTTACTGGTTAAGTAGcgttaaaatgctttatttcgGTTCGTAATGTCGATCGCTGACCAGTTCATTCTAACAATTGAATCAGAGATAGGTTGTTTATTGCTGCAGACTTTATTTCTCTATTTAAATTGACTCATAGCATAAGCTGTTATGTGCAGTCCTGCCGTCATGCATTCAGCAGCCGCAGATGGTCAGCTGCAGTTCatcataaatcattattaaataaactctGGAGCTCGGGCCATGTCTTCCGATCACTCAGCGTCACTGGCCGGGACTCACGGACTCTTACGCGGGCAGCGCACCCGGTCCTACGGCAGCCTCGTGTCCTCCTCATTATCACCCGTTAGACACAGACGAATTAAACATAAAGTCCAGCCCGGTGAGACTTTGCAAGGACTATCATTGAAATATGGCGTGTCTGTAAGTAAACAGAAAGCCTGTATTTTAGGAATTTGCCCTTTTAAATCTTTAGTTGGATGCATTTACAGAATTTTCAACATAATGTACTTTAAACTTCTTTTTCTGTCTTTACAGATGGAGCAAATAAAAAGGGCAAACAGACTGTACACAAATGATACAATATTCCTGAAGGAGTCCCTCTTCATCCCTGTGCTGACAGAGTCTGTGTCTTTCACAAATGGAGTGAAGTTGACCGAAGACAAGACAGGTCCAGCACAGGTACACACAGAGATTTCTAAAGAGATCCCCAAAAGCCAAACAGACTCTAGATGCGATGCGAATGCTGATCTGTCACCAGTGGAATACCTGAAAAAGATAGACGGCTTGATCAGTCAGTCCAAACAAGCAGCTGTGAAGACCTGCCAGGAGGGAGAGAAACAGTAAGTTGTCAGAATGAAATTATGACTGCTGTCATTATTGTAAGGGATACAGAGTTCATTTGTTGcatattgttttgtttgctgtCAGCTGAGACGTTCAGCAAGTATGAGCTCAATGGAAGAATCATGAGTCGTATGACTTGGGGTTCCAATGAACATCAGCTGACTCATTACACAGTAGAATTTAAGGCACGTTCACGCCAAGGACGATACTACGATTAAGATATAGTAAGTCCTAAATTGAGAGTCCACACCTCAACCATAACGATAACAGCACAGAGGAACGATATTgttgaaattatgacttttttttccagctgatgaacaacaaaaacattgacagccaaaaAGAATCCTGCTTTAAAAAGGTTGAGCATTTAAAATTGCTGTAACGTAACTTAACTGCACTGTGTCCTTGTAATAAATAGAATGTTATTATGTGCtagtggatgctaatatagttattgttatagttatctttatagcaggggtgtccaaactatGGCCTGTGGATGaattttaaatggcaaaatacCTTTTACATTCGCCGACTGGTCTTGATCATGTGACTACTAAACAGTGCTGTGAGAAGCATTCGAGTTTGGCGCAGAGGTCTGTGATACAAACCACAAATGTCATGGTGGgttaaactagtttaaagccaGATGAAACAGCTTTGGCATTCTCAACAACGCTGATGCGGAAATAACTAAATGCCTTAAAAACATTCTAGATACCTTAGCAACTGTTAATTTTTACCATGGTGGTGCAATGTATGATACTGTGGAAGACCAAAGGTTAATTTTAATGATATTAGTGATATTATAAATATGGACAGCCCtgctttatagttatcattcttggtgtggaCGCCcctttactttgaaacaatttataATCAGAAATTGGTAAGGAAtcttacaaatatttacaaagaaatggcaagtaacacatttaattaaacatgaaatctgatgttgtattttcttgtaaaacaaattCCATTAATCTTTGCTTTATTCACAACTTCAAAAAAATGACGGTGTACAAACCTATGTGGAAATCCATTGTCTACCTATAAGGAATCAATTACTAAagattttttcatacttttagcATAAAATTTCCAGTAATGAAATCACTTAAAACattcacatttgcatttaaaggtttTCATCTATGGAGCAACTCCATCACAGCAATCTTACGTCTGACAGAGCGTCCTCCCAGCATGCCGTTTTGGGAGCTGTTCCCATTACAATCACCAGACGGACCAGGAACCTGAGGGATAGTGAGGATGAGATCTTCCAGCTCTGATGTAGGCATTTATTAGGACTTTTCTGACTGTTTCTGTGTAATTTGTACAAATTGATTGTTTTAGAGGATTATCGGAGATTGCTGGAGTGATTTGCAATAGTGTTTTTCATAAAACTACTACCAGTTTAAGACATGCACACATATCAGCACTGTAGCTTGATGCCTAAAAGTAATAATGTGAATTATAATTCTGCTGTCTTTTTTATAAGTGTAACCAAAGTAATGACGGACAGATGATTGCATTTCTAACttgaaaaaataatgcacttgCTAATTGACACTGAATTTAATACTCCCTCACAAATGCTTTGGGAATGTGCCACTGGACATCTTTCAGATAGTGATCTGTCAAACCTGTGAACAGAAATGCATAGTTTTGCACTGCAGTCACATGCTCGGTttgctgtttttctgtttaatttacaTTGTGCTAAAGTGTCTAATGCCCTTTGTGGTTACCAAAACATGATAAAAACTTAGTTCGTTTCCTGGACTGTTTTTTAGTGCTGCATTTGTGAAATTGAAACAATCAACACTCCACCGTAAATGAATGCAGTATGAAACGCTCAGATTAAATGCCATAAACACATACAGATCTTGGTCTTTTAACTTTGAAATCTTGTTATAACATTACACACAACAGTTATCATCAGAATTGAATTGACCCAGTATTCCTTCAATCAAATGCATTTCTAAACTGGAATTAATGAATTGTGTGTTTATACAAGGTGTAAGGGTATGTATTGTCaatatgaaaatacaaaatataaccaTTTGGCTTTTGTAAGCAGTTTCTTGTCATCAATAAAAATTCTTTATAGACATATAATGTTTTGTAAGATTAGCTCAATGCAAATAGATGGCttacagtaaaaacggtaatagtgtgtaatattacaaaatgtaacacttttttattttgatattttttagaaTCAAATTAATTCCTTCGATGGCAAAGTCATAACTAAAGCATCAGTGTCACATAAATCTTTAGagattattctaatatgctaatttagtgCTTGAGTAACATtccatataaatatcaattttgaaaacagttgtgctgcttaatgttttttgtggaaaccataatacatttttcaacaCAAAGATTaacagaactgcatttatttgaaataaatcttttgtaacataaatgttttctctttctctctctctctctctctctctctctctcactctctctctctctctttctttctggcacttttggtcaatttaatgcatccctactgaaagtattaaaaacaaattttattgatcccaaacttttaaacattagtgtGTTTCAACTTGCAACACTGTATGCAAACTACATAAGCATAAGCAAGGGCTGTAAGGAAATTGTTTTAGTGGTTGTTCCCCTTTAGAACACAGCAGATCCCCCTCAGGGCTGTTCATGTCAAAATACAGTTGTTGACTGTGTAGTGCCAAGCTTTGATTTATACTGTATCATAGCCATAACCACAGGGTAACACTAGATGGCAGCGTGAATAGAATGTCtttctaaatgtgtttatgtgttccAGTTCTTGTTATTTTGTTGTCCTGGGAGGTAAATTATCAGCTCAATAATTGTAACAGTTTTGAACAATACAATTTTCTGCTCTAATTTAGAGTAGCTGAACCCCAGTGGTAGTCTTGAAAACCTCTATCCAGCTGGAGTCTCAGAGCTTTAAAAATTGTTCAGAtggtatttttacatttgatctgAGCTCGCTTAGGTAGTAACAGTGGCTGTGTTCACAGTATCAGGCCACTGACTGATCTAATAGTCATTAATAGCACAGCAACACTATTTCAGGGGTTGAACTGAAGTGCGACACATTCAGTCAGTCACTTTCTGCCTCTTTGGTTACATTGTGTGCAGTCTGAGATAATGGGTTGTCCTCCATGCCAGTCCTGTAAAAGTCTTTCAGTGCTTCGCCATCCTCATAACGTCCCATCCTCCAGCAGTTTGTTAAGCCCATTGCAGATTTTGGTGAGGTGGGGTTTGAGAGGCCCGGATGGGTTGTAAAGCTCGGTGAGGAGCTCAGGGTCACCGTAATGGTTGAAGACGTGGTTGATGCGTCCGTGGGATTTTGGTGTGAGATGAGTGTTTACAAGCTTCAGAAGCATGTCTCTACTTTCTTTCAGGATCTCTGACATAACCGCTTTGTCAAAGGTGAAATCTACCTGTAAAGGGAAAGAAGAGACATTTGTTGGTATAAAGTATAAATCTGGTTACAAATAAGGCTGTGTTCAGAACCACACCACCTGCTTTGTAGAAAGCTAGAAGCAGTTAATGCCTCTTAATGATCAGTTgacaaataattaacaaataaattgattGTGATTTTGTAAAGGAAAAGTATCAAAGTGTCAAAGAAATGCTTAcgtaaatgcttaaaaaataaatgcttaaatattaaacaataacataattaaaaatgattaaagttatattaataaaacaactgaaAGGAATGTTTTACATAATGTGACTAAAAACGGCAAAAagaattttgtgaaaaatttccaatattattattatattttccattatatatattttttgctattgtattttttttattttatatttttaatatactttgtCAAATGTGActgaaaaatgattttgtgttattttattaaat
The Cyprinus carpio isolate SPL01 chromosome A16, ASM1834038v1, whole genome shotgun sequence genome window above contains:
- the LOC109105996 gene encoding lysM and putative peptidoglycan-binding domain-containing protein 1-like, with the translated sequence MSSDHSASLAGTHGLLRGQRTRSYGSLVSSSLSPVRHRRIKHKVQPGETLQGLSLKYGVSMEQIKRANRLYTNDTIFLKESLFIPVLTESVSFTNGVKLTEDKTGPAQVHTEISKEIPKSQTDSRCDANADLSPVEYLKKIDGLISQSKQAAVKTCQEGEKQFSSMEQLHHSNLTSDRASSQHAVLGAVPITITRRTRNLRDSEDEIFQL
- the LOC122148005 gene encoding sodium channel modifier 1-like: MENGSCLVCSHRPVFDTVDMLMVHRKGKRHLEGMKWFYGKKNHLQREINKRRHQDDVKDDQQEPSSSVPLSQTRKITHHALLRSAPYSSCHRKASERLESSGCGLEDRKDQINNTNSSTHSSIRTGSIDSIATTSSTVHQGQTKENRDKEEEERIQHCM